Proteins encoded in a region of the Diabrotica virgifera virgifera chromosome 4, PGI_DIABVI_V3a genome:
- the LOC126883619 gene encoding uncharacterized protein LOC126883619: MALELETKRRTVLRTAFTTAANVLDNLLSETVDTRPWQQISVQWELLQVKYNELCVVESAVFEAMVEKASEAELISEMEAKDRYSTRYYELKYKCEDRPSLVSSESSIKGKRSFKLPPIEFKKYSGDLIDWLPFWSQFKVVHDDPSIDLNDKIAYLRQATVDGSKARRLVESFPAVADNYSKIIKSLKSRFGREDLQIEVYIRELLKLILSRVSSSSCNVSALYDMIESQLRSLETLGITADKYAAILYPLIESCLPEDMIRLWHRSSQFLRPSGSVSMHNVEEYAEVSTLETRLSGLMSFLQNEVQNEQKINLATEGFGLSTENKCKSNNLVEKKNIKLPKQGTDQPSATAAGLVNYEVDRCIFCEGQHDSINCFKAQKLSMEQKRRTLSEKKACFRCLKVRHSSKNCRARLNCILCCKSHVVLMCPDLPVNKIDTSTSSISRSEENRTEDQTLANLNNTQVFLQTLRVNIRSAHGTKQVRALIDTGSQRTYILQRTAQEMGFSAKGTENIVHTLFGGKSTSEQRHKLYKVTASEGAYSCSFDALDQPKICADVSPVYHGPWVEELSDMNISLSDVGHIAPIEILLGADVVGKLYTP; this comes from the coding sequence ATGGCATTGGAATTAGAAACAAAACGCCGAACAGTGCTTCGTACTGCTTTTACGACAGCTGCTAATGTTTTGGACAATTTGTTATCTGAAACGGTGGACACTCGACCCTGGCAACAAATTAGTGTACAGTGGGAACTGTTACAAGTTAAGTACAATGAGCTGTGTGTCGTGGAAAGTGCGGTGTTTGAAGCTATGGTCGAAAAGGCTTCCGAGGCAGAATTAATCAGTGAGATGGAGGCAAAGGATAGATACAGCACACGCTACTATGAACTGAAGTACAAATGCGAAGACAGACCCAGTTTAGTAAGTTCAGAGTCATCAATAAAAGGTAAGCGCAGTTTTAAATTACCTCCAATCGAATTCAAGAAATATTCTGGGGACTTGATAGATTGGCTTCCATTTTGGTCGCAGTTCAAAGTAGTGCATGATGATCCATCGATTGATTTAAACGACAAAATAGCTTATTTGAGACAAGCCACTGTAGACGGTAGTAAGGCCAGACGTTTAGTGGAGAGTTTTCCTGCAGTAGCCGATAATTACTCAAAAATTATAAAGAGTTTGAAGTCTAGGTTTGGCAGAGAGGATCTCCAGATTGAAGTATATATTAGGGAGCTCTTAAAGTTAATTTTGAGTCGAGTTTCTAGTAGTTCTTGTAATGTTTCTGCACTATATGATATGATAGAGAGTCAACTTCGTTCACTTGAGACCTTAGGCATAACTGCTGACAAATATGCGGCAATATTGTATCCCCTTATTGAGTCATGTTTACCGGAGGATATGATCAGACTATGGCATAGATCTTCACAGTTTTTAAGGCCTTCTGGTTCCGTATCCATGCACAATGTCGAAGAATATGCAGAAGTTTCAACTTTGGAGACAAGATTAAGTGGGCTAATGAGTTTTCTACAAAATGAAGTtcaaaatgaacaaaaaattaatttagcaaCGGAAGGTTTTGGTTTATCGACTGAAAATAAATGTAAATCTAATAACCTGGttgaaaagaagaatataaaattaCCAAAGCAAGGAACTGATCAGCCATCAGCGACCGCGGCTGGGTTGGTAAATTATGAGGTTGACAGGTGTATTTTTTGCGAAGGACAGCATGACAGTATCAATTGTTTTAAAGCACAAAAATTGTCTATGGAACAGAAACGACGAACATTGTCAGAGAAGAAAGCCTGTTTTCGATGTTTGAAGGTGCGACATTCTTCGAAGAACTGTAGAGCACGTTTGAATTGTATTTTGTGTTGTAAATCCCATGTTGTTTTGATGTGTCCTGATTTACCTGTTAACAAAATTGATACATCGACCTCAAGTATCAGCCGCTCGGAAGAAAATAGGACTGAGGATCAGACGCTTGCGAATTTGAATAATACACAGGTTTTTTTACAAACTCTGCGAGTAAACATAAGAAGTGCACATGGTACTAAACAAGTAAGGGCACTTATTGACACTGGATCGCAGAGAACATATATTTTACAGCGTACCGCACAAGAAATGGGTTTTTCTGCTAAAGGAACGGAAAATATCGTACATACGTTATTTGGCGGTAAAAGTACTTCTGAACAACGACATAAATTATACAAGGTAACTGCGAGTGAAGGAGCTTACTCTTGTTCATTTGATGCCTTAGATCAACCAAAAATTTGTGCAGATGTCTCTCCTGTTTATCACGGCCCTTGGGTTGAGGAACTTAGTGACATGAATATTTCGCTCAGCGATGTCGGACATATAGCACCAATTGAGATTTTGTTAGGAGCTGATGTTGTAGGCAAATTGTATacaccctaa